CGGCGCTGACTGACGCCGCGGGACTGGCGCCCGCTTCGCTATACTCTCAGCTGAATGAAGGTGTCTCCCGCATGTTGATTCACGAGCTGACCAGGGAAGCATGCCTCGAGGTCCTGGGCCGCAACACGCTCGGGCGCCTCGCGTGCGTTCAGGATGCCCAGCCGTACATTGTCCCGGTGTCGTTCAATCTCGACGGCGCGGACTACGTCTACGGTTTCGCCACCTTCGGCCAGAAGATCCGATGGATGCGCGCCAATCCGCAGGTGTGTCTCGAAGTGGAAGAAATCACGGACCGGCGGCAATGGACCACGGTGCTTGCGTTCGGGTTGTATGAGGAACTGACGGATGCGGCGGCGCACGCCGCCGCCCAACGCCGGGCGCAGGAACTCTTCGCGGCGCGCGAACGCTGGTGGGAGCCCGCGACCGGCAAGACCCTGTCGCGCGAGCCGCATGCGGCGGTGGTCTATCGCATCAGACTGCATCAACTCACCGGCCGCAGCACGTCATCGGGCACTGCTTCGTCGTCCGCCGCAGAGTAACCGCTGCCGCCAGAGGGACGAGCCGCAGGGACCACCGTGACCCCGAGACCGGCAGGTTGGGGCGCGGCCGGCATGCGGGTCTCCCGGCCGGCGGCGACTCGTTTACCCCGGGAAGGATCACGATGCGCTATGCAGCGATAGTCCTGCTCCTCGGTGTTCCGCTCGCGGGGTGCAGGTCCGTCCCGATCGGGCGTCCTCGTTACATCGTCAGCACCGCACCGCTGGCGCTGCTCGGCGAGCGAAATCCGGGATTCTGCGTCGCGGTCGACCCGAGCGATGCGAAGGGCGTCTGGTGGTGGGAGCCGGGACGGTCGGGATGCTCCAGCCGCTCCACCGGACCGGGCGTTTTTGCCGCGAGTCACGCGACGGTGGCTTCGTCGCCGGCTGGCGTCACCATCGTTTCCTTCGAGATCCAGCTGGTGACGGATGGTTCCCTGCAGGTCAGGCTCAGGCTCCAGGACGATGCGATGGTCGAGGAGCGGACCGGGGCGCGGGTTCGCACCGAGCGCAAAGCCAGCATTGACGTGCCCGAGATGCCGCCGCACCCGCAGGCGCGATGACGCGAAGATGGGCGCCTACGGCCACTGCTCCCCCACCGCGTGCCGCCGCCAAGGCCGAAGCAGTTCGAGCTGTTTGGCCACCGAGAGAATCCTCTTCTCGCCTCCCGGAGCAGCCACCAGCTGCACGGAGAGGGGCATCCCATCCGAGTGCACCCCGGCGGGTACGGCGGCCGCCGGATACCCTGCAAAGTTCCAGCTGGCGGCAAATGGAGCAAACCGCGCATCAGTGTAGAAGTTCGACGTCCACGATCGACGGCTCCACAGTTGGGCGCGCTTCGGGGACATCGCCAGCATCGGCGTGATCAACAGGTCGAACTTCCGGAAGAACGGCTCGAGCAGTTGGCGCCAGATCTCGCGATCACGCGGCTGGACGAGCCGAAGCCGCTGCGCCGCCAGCCCGAGGCGAACGTGTGTGCGGGTGCGACGCTCGAGGCGGCGCGGGTCCAGCTCTCGAGCATCCTGAGCGACCCCGCCAAACCATCGTGCGAATGCCGCGACAGCACAGCGAACAGGCAGAGCAGGTGGATTTGCTGATTCGACTGTGTGCCCAGCGGCAGCCAGCACGTTTCCGGATTCATGCGTCGCGTTGATGAACTCGGGGTCGACCGCAATACCGGGCAGCGGCGCGCGCGTCGCCACCGCAATGCGGAGGTGCCGATCCGGGGCTCGAGGATCGCGGAAGTCCGGACGTGCGGCGAGCACCGCCAGCATCAGCGCCGCGTCGTCCACCGTTGTCGCGAGCGCGCCGTTCTCCGCCATCCCGTACCACCCGCTCACGCCGAGTTCGGCCGGCACGACCCCCGACCCGGGCTTGAGACCGACAAGGCCGCACGATGCCGCGGGAATGCGGATAGAGCCCATCCCGTCCGCGCCACCGGCGAGCGGCACCATCGCAGATGCGACAGCGGCCGCGCTTCCGCCGGACGATCCTCCCGGCGTGCGAGCCAGGTTCCAGGGATTTCGCGTGATGCCGAAGCCGTTGTCCGTGGTCGCCCAGACGCACAATTCGGGCACGCGGGTCGTGCCCACGACGATAGCCCCGGCCGCGCGCAAACGGCGGACCGTCGGATGATCCGCCTCGCACAAGGCGGTGGGCGTCGCGAGCGAACCGACGCGCATCGGTTCGCCTGCGACAGGGATATTGTCCTTGATGGCGATCGGCACGCCCGCGAGCGGTGCGCTCCGGAAGTCTTTGCGCAGGGACAGGGCCTCCGCTTCCGCGAGCGCGTCTGTCGCGCGCACACGTTCGAAGGCGCCGAGCCGCGGATCGACCATTGCGATCCGAGCGAGGTGGGCCTGCACGACCTCGCGCGGCGTAACGTCACCGGCGCGAACGAGGGCGGCAAGGCTGGTGGCGCTCCGCCCCACGAGATGCATCGAGAACACGGCCGCCATCATTCACCCGCGCGACTCGTCAACACAGTTTGGCTGCGCTCGACCGGTCGATCAAGTCGCGACTCCAGAAAAGGGCATCCGTCGGGCGGACTTGGGGAGGTGATGATCACGTGATCAGTTCACGTCTGCTGGCTTTCCGCCGCTCGGCTTCCTCCTCTTCCTCTCAGGCGGTCACGCAGCATATGATGCGCGTGACCACACGTTCACGGAGGAGTTTCCATGCGCCGCCTTGCCTTCCCCGCATCGTCTCTGTCCTGCGCCGCGCTGATCGTCTGCGCGTTGCCGGCCCTCGCGTCGG
This genomic interval from Vicinamibacterales bacterium contains the following:
- a CDS encoding amidase family protein — protein: MAAVFSMHLVGRSATSLAALVRAGDVTPREVVQAHLARIAMVDPRLGAFERVRATDALAEAEALSLRKDFRSAPLAGVPIAIKDNIPVAGEPMRVGSLATPTALCEADHPTVRRLRAAGAIVVGTTRVPELCVWATTDNGFGITRNPWNLARTPGGSSGGSAAAVASAMVPLAGGADGMGSIRIPAASCGLVGLKPGSGVVPAELGVSGWYGMAENGALATTVDDAALMLAVLAARPDFRDPRAPDRHLRIAVATRAPLPGIAVDPEFINATHESGNVLAAAGHTVESANPPALPVRCAVAAFARWFGGVAQDARELDPRRLERRTRTHVRLGLAAQRLRLVQPRDREIWRQLLEPFFRKFDLLITPMLAMSPKRAQLWSRRSWTSNFYTDARFAPFAASWNFAGYPAAAVPAGVHSDGMPLSVQLVAAPGGEKRILSVAKQLELLRPWRRHAVGEQWP
- a CDS encoding pyridoxamine 5'-phosphate oxidase family protein gives rise to the protein MLIHELTREACLEVLGRNTLGRLACVQDAQPYIVPVSFNLDGADYVYGFATFGQKIRWMRANPQVCLEVEEITDRRQWTTVLAFGLYEELTDAAAHAAAQRRAQELFAARERWWEPATGKTLSREPHAAVVYRIRLHQLTGRSTSSGTASSSAAE